One genomic region from Spirosoma sp. KCTC 42546 encodes:
- a CDS encoding outer membrane beta-barrel protein encodes MKKVAGFGLILVILTISSGWAQSTSPALYQMRTKESSVTEKRFRKILGDNYDGQDKNRKEYDDDRKRRRRKQSQSTDNSSENNGFGSGPDYAWVSHLIEMSIRFAPSLDLNTAQGTGSYAGFRTNGAGVRMSVGPSLDYFFFKDRYAFSTGLWYTIKRSGFQMPGTFGSSQWNPGAPEKESVYNLQYLQLPATVKLFANNIAPNMRLYIQTGGLFSIKLAEKALDEARNGLYTAESGGSRRQYGFGDVELLLGTGIQYKINQNNAFNLGMSYQRGLINVARDNSLISKNRVVSLELGFKF; translated from the coding sequence ATGAAAAAAGTTGCAGGGTTCGGTTTGATTTTGGTCATCCTGACAATTAGCTCTGGTTGGGCTCAGTCAACATCGCCCGCCTTATACCAGATGCGCACCAAAGAATCGAGCGTTACCGAAAAGCGATTCCGTAAAATTCTGGGTGATAATTACGATGGGCAAGACAAGAACCGGAAGGAGTATGACGACGACCGAAAACGCCGTCGCCGGAAGCAAAGCCAAAGCACAGACAACTCGTCGGAAAATAATGGTTTTGGCTCTGGGCCCGATTATGCCTGGGTGAGCCACCTGATTGAAATGAGTATCCGATTTGCTCCCTCGCTTGACTTAAATACGGCTCAAGGAACAGGCTCATATGCAGGCTTCCGCACCAACGGGGCAGGCGTTCGGATGAGCGTTGGACCTTCATTGGATTATTTTTTCTTCAAAGACCGCTACGCGTTTAGCACGGGCCTTTGGTATACGATCAAGCGATCGGGATTTCAAATGCCGGGTACGTTTGGTTCAAGCCAGTGGAATCCGGGGGCGCCCGAAAAAGAGTCTGTCTATAATTTGCAGTATCTACAACTTCCAGCGACCGTAAAACTATTCGCCAATAACATCGCCCCAAACATGCGACTGTATATTCAAACGGGTGGACTGTTCAGTATAAAATTGGCCGAAAAAGCACTGGATGAAGCACGGAATGGACTTTACACAGCTGAAAGTGGCGGTAGTCGTCGGCAGTATGGCTTCGGCGATGTAGAGTTGCTGCTCGGAACGGGTATTCAGTATAAAATCAATCAGAACAATGCCTTCAACCTTGGCATGAGTTATCAGCGTGGACTTATAAATGTAGCCCGCGACAATAGTTTGATTTCTAAAAACCGGGTTGTTTCGCTAGAACTAGGGTTTAAGTTTTGA
- a CDS encoding valine--tRNA ligase, whose translation MISKTYAPQEIEEKWYQYWLDNQFFKSTPPTDVADEREPYTVVIPPPNVTGVLHMGHMLNNTIQDVLVRKARMEGKNACWVPGTDHASIATEAKVVAMLKERGINKTDLTRDEFLEYAWEWTHKYGGIILQQLRKLGASCDWDRTRFTMEPALHDSVIDVFVDLYNKGQIYRGVRMVNWDPQGRTAVSDEEVITKEIQQKLVYIQYEIAGSAGQDYITIATVRPETIMADAAIAVNPNDERYKHLHGKKAIIPLINREIPIITDEYVTMDFGTGGLKVTPAHDPNDYALGIKHNLPVLDTLNDDGTLNEKAQILVGMDRFAARKAIIKMLEESGNLVKTEDYKSNVGTSERTGAVIEPKLSLQWFLKMDELSKPALKNVMNDTIQLVPPKFKNMYRSWMENVHDWCISRQLWWGQRIPAFYMQDGTVIVAKNKHEALEKVQHEKLLFAMTEADLTQDEDVLDTWFSSWLWPISVFDGLKDPNNADINYYYPTNDLVTAPEILFFWVARMIIAGYEYRGEAPFKNVYLTGIVRDKLGRKMSKSLGNSPDPLDLIEKYGADGVRTGMLFSSAAGNDLMFDEKLVEQGRNFSNKVWNAFRLVKGWTVNESIDGKTNQLTISWFESKLNATLTQIEDDFSKFRISDALQAVYKLIWDDFCSQYLELIKPAFDAATGTPQPIDSVTYEATINFFERLMGLAHPFMPFITEEIWQDIRDRKEGDSICIAPFPKAGMVDEQILTDFETLFEVISNIRNIRNAKQISPKTELPLAIKTATPQRFETLEPLIQKMANVSDISYLGENVENESSLGVSFLIKSDEFFINLAGEINVEQEIANTRKELEYNIGFRDSVVKKLSNEKFVANAKPEIIDRERQKLADAESKIQALEQRLRDLGA comes from the coding sequence ATGATTTCAAAGACATATGCCCCCCAGGAGATTGAAGAAAAATGGTATCAATATTGGCTTGATAACCAATTTTTCAAGTCTACACCCCCAACGGATGTTGCCGACGAACGAGAGCCCTACACAGTCGTTATCCCCCCCCCGAACGTAACGGGTGTGCTGCACATGGGCCATATGCTCAACAATACCATTCAGGACGTGCTGGTTCGTAAGGCCCGTATGGAGGGCAAAAACGCATGTTGGGTACCGGGTACCGACCACGCCAGCATTGCTACCGAAGCGAAAGTGGTAGCTATGCTGAAAGAAAGAGGCATCAACAAAACCGATTTGACCCGTGACGAATTCCTGGAATATGCCTGGGAGTGGACACATAAGTATGGTGGCATCATTCTTCAGCAACTTCGCAAGCTCGGTGCTTCCTGCGATTGGGATCGCACCCGCTTCACGATGGAGCCCGCTCTCCACGATTCGGTTATTGACGTATTTGTTGACCTGTACAACAAAGGCCAGATTTATCGGGGTGTTCGGATGGTGAACTGGGACCCACAGGGCCGCACTGCCGTTTCTGATGAAGAGGTTATCACGAAAGAAATTCAGCAAAAGCTGGTCTATATTCAGTACGAGATAGCAGGGAGCGCAGGGCAAGACTACATAACTATTGCCACAGTTCGGCCAGAAACCATTATGGCCGATGCAGCTATCGCGGTCAACCCGAACGACGAGCGCTACAAACACCTACACGGCAAAAAAGCTATTATTCCGCTCATCAATCGCGAAATTCCCATTATTACAGACGAATATGTAACGATGGATTTCGGAACGGGTGGCCTGAAAGTTACACCTGCCCACGATCCGAATGACTACGCGCTGGGTATCAAGCACAACTTACCTGTTCTGGATACGCTGAACGATGATGGGACCCTGAATGAAAAAGCGCAGATTCTGGTCGGGATGGACCGGTTTGCAGCTCGGAAGGCTATTATTAAGATGCTGGAAGAATCGGGCAATCTGGTAAAAACAGAGGATTATAAATCGAATGTTGGCACATCGGAGCGAACGGGAGCCGTTATTGAGCCGAAGCTGTCGTTGCAGTGGTTCCTGAAAATGGACGAGCTATCGAAGCCAGCGCTCAAGAACGTGATGAACGATACGATTCAACTCGTTCCGCCCAAGTTCAAAAACATGTATCGATCTTGGATGGAAAACGTGCATGACTGGTGTATTAGTCGGCAACTATGGTGGGGACAGCGAATTCCGGCATTTTACATGCAGGATGGAACGGTCATCGTGGCTAAAAACAAGCACGAGGCTCTGGAAAAAGTACAGCACGAAAAGCTACTTTTTGCCATGACCGAAGCCGACCTGACACAGGACGAAGACGTATTGGATACCTGGTTCTCTTCCTGGCTTTGGCCTATATCGGTATTCGATGGATTGAAAGACCCAAACAACGCCGATATTAACTACTACTACCCGACCAACGATCTGGTTACGGCACCCGAAATTCTATTTTTCTGGGTTGCCCGTATGATTATTGCTGGTTATGAGTATCGAGGGGAAGCGCCGTTCAAAAACGTTTACCTGACGGGTATTGTCCGCGATAAGCTAGGCCGGAAGATGTCGAAATCGTTGGGCAACTCGCCTGACCCACTCGACCTGATTGAAAAGTACGGTGCCGATGGCGTTCGAACGGGTATGCTATTCAGTTCGGCAGCTGGTAACGATCTGATGTTCGACGAAAAGTTGGTTGAACAGGGGCGTAACTTCAGCAACAAAGTCTGGAATGCGTTCCGGTTAGTAAAGGGTTGGACGGTTAACGAATCGATTGACGGCAAAACCAATCAATTGACCATTAGTTGGTTTGAATCGAAACTGAACGCAACACTGACCCAGATCGAAGACGATTTCAGCAAGTTCCGTATTTCGGATGCTTTACAGGCCGTTTACAAGCTTATCTGGGACGATTTCTGCTCGCAGTACCTCGAACTAATCAAACCCGCTTTCGATGCTGCTACCGGCACGCCACAGCCCATAGATAGCGTTACATATGAGGCCACGATCAATTTCTTTGAGCGATTGATGGGTCTAGCCCATCCGTTCATGCCGTTTATTACGGAAGAAATATGGCAGGATATTCGTGATCGAAAAGAAGGTGACAGCATTTGTATTGCTCCGTTCCCAAAAGCGGGAATGGTTGATGAACAAATTTTAACTGATTTCGAGACGTTGTTTGAGGTTATCTCTAACATTCGAAACATCCGCAATGCAAAGCAGATTTCGCCCAAAACCGAACTTCCACTGGCAATCAAAACAGCCACACCCCAGCGTTTCGAGACACTGGAACCGCTGATTCAAAAAATGGCCAATGTATCAGACATCAGCTATCTTGGCGAGAATGTTGAAAATGAGTCTTCGTTAGGCGTTTCGTTTTTAATTAAGAGCGATGAGTTTTTCATTAATCTGGCAGGGGAGATCAACGTTGAACAGGAGATTGCCAATACCCGAAAGGAGCTAGAGTACAATATCGGCTTCCGTGATTCGGTAGTAAAAAAACTCTCGAACGAGAAGTTTGTGGCTAATGCGAAACCAGAAATTATTGACCGTGAACGGCAGAAGCTTGCCGATGCAGAATCTAAGATTCAGGCATTGGAACAGCGTTTAAGAGATTTAGGAGCTTAA
- a CDS encoding DUF72 domain-containing protein, protein MEFGKIQNPDAVNFSLPPGSSFNARIWAAVEPSHRPMVSIGGPIWANKDYVGKVYPSNAKERDFLHYYTRQFNTIELNLTHYQIPTAGMIERWKVEASSGFTYCPKFPQIISHERQLIATEGLTEEFINAVLNLEEFLGMTFLQLPPTFGPDKWPVLENYLKRLPDELDVAVEFRHPDWFCKAAVWQQTLERLYLLRRHVVITDVAGRRDVLHMGLSSPVLTLRFIANEGHPTDYTRTDAWIQRLKTWFEKGLQSAYLFIHGGGDNDTAPELILYWIRELNKHCGLNLREPVLQPKVVQGSLF, encoded by the coding sequence ATGGAATTCGGAAAAATACAGAACCCCGATGCCGTAAATTTTTCGCTACCACCTGGTTCGTCGTTCAACGCGCGAATCTGGGCCGCTGTTGAGCCGAGCCACAGACCTATGGTATCTATTGGTGGACCTATCTGGGCCAATAAAGACTATGTTGGCAAGGTGTATCCGTCAAATGCGAAAGAGCGGGATTTTCTACATTATTATACCCGACAGTTTAATACCATCGAGCTAAACTTGACTCATTATCAGATTCCTACAGCGGGCATGATTGAGCGATGGAAAGTTGAAGCGTCGTCTGGGTTTACGTATTGCCCAAAGTTTCCGCAGATTATTAGCCACGAGCGACAATTGATTGCTACGGAAGGACTAACAGAAGAATTCATCAATGCCGTGTTGAATCTGGAGGAATTTCTGGGTATGACATTTTTACAACTGCCACCAACCTTCGGGCCTGATAAATGGCCTGTTCTGGAGAACTATCTTAAACGTTTGCCCGACGAATTGGATGTAGCAGTTGAGTTTCGGCATCCAGATTGGTTTTGTAAGGCAGCGGTCTGGCAGCAGACACTAGAACGACTTTATTTATTACGTCGGCATGTAGTTATTACGGATGTGGCGGGTCGGCGTGATGTGTTGCATATGGGATTGAGTAGCCCCGTACTAACACTGCGGTTTATTGCTAATGAAGGCCATCCCACCGATTACACCCGCACCGATGCGTGGATTCAGCGACTTAAAACCTGGTTCGAAAAAGGGCTTCAGTCAGCTTACTTATTTATTCATGGCGGTGGTGATAACGATACGGCACCCGAACTGATTCTGTATTGGATTCGGGAATTAAATAAGCACTGTGGTCTAAACCTCCGTGAGCCAGTTTTGCAGCCTAAAGTCGTTCAAGGGAGTTTGTTTTGA
- a CDS encoding gliding motility protein, with protein MRIQTALAGLFCLLLLASCTKNEDVTLIRFDQQLFSDKSPDKIKSLLNQNPAVAQLYFNANGAGNDTALVHELTNRVNNPALNELNAQVQSEFGDMADIRSQLAQAFTNIKKDFPDFHSPRVVTVITGFLGPDLVVTDSLIVIGLDYFAGPKAKYRPQGPEYPQYILRRYAKEYIVPAIVFAISDKYNATNRADQTMLADMVYYGKGYIFTKTMLPDVGGEPIADSLVIGYSDKQLSQTFNAQDVVWGHFIDNQLLYQTNPAIKQRYLNERPFTAEIGQACPGAIGRWIGWRIVGRYHDEHNSVSIADLMHNADTRQIFEQSGYKGQKE; from the coding sequence ATGCGAATACAGACAGCCCTTGCGGGGCTTTTTTGCTTACTTTTATTGGCTTCGTGTACTAAAAACGAAGACGTTACGCTTATCCGGTTCGACCAGCAACTTTTTTCTGATAAGTCGCCCGACAAGATTAAGTCATTGCTGAATCAAAATCCGGCTGTCGCTCAATTGTACTTTAACGCGAATGGGGCCGGAAATGATACAGCGCTCGTCCATGAATTGACCAACCGGGTCAATAACCCGGCTCTCAACGAACTCAATGCCCAGGTTCAGAGCGAATTTGGCGATATGGCCGATATTCGCAGTCAATTGGCCCAGGCGTTTACAAACATAAAAAAAGACTTTCCGGATTTCCATTCGCCCAGAGTCGTGACTGTTATCACGGGTTTTCTTGGGCCGGATCTGGTTGTTACCGATAGTCTAATCGTTATTGGCCTCGACTACTTTGCTGGCCCGAAAGCGAAATATCGCCCACAGGGCCCCGAGTATCCACAATACATTCTGCGTCGCTACGCGAAAGAGTACATTGTTCCCGCTATTGTTTTCGCGATCTCTGACAAATACAATGCCACGAACCGGGCCGACCAAACGATGCTGGCCGATATGGTGTACTATGGCAAAGGATACATATTTACGAAAACGATGCTGCCTGATGTAGGGGGTGAACCCATTGCCGACAGCCTTGTTATCGGTTACTCAGACAAACAACTAAGCCAAACGTTTAATGCACAGGATGTTGTTTGGGGGCATTTTATTGATAATCAATTACTATATCAAACAAACCCGGCAATAAAACAGCGATATTTGAACGAACGGCCTTTTACCGCCGAAATTGGTCAGGCTTGCCCTGGTGCAATTGGTCGTTGGATCGGTTGGCGGATTGTGGGTCGCTATCACGACGAGCATAATAGCGTCAGTATCGCGGATTTGATGCATAACGCCGATACCCGGCAAATTTTTGAACAATCGGGTTATAAAGGACAAAAAGAATAA
- the hisH gene encoding imidazole glycerol phosphate synthase subunit HisH, producing the protein MKTVIIKYNAGNVQSVMYALERLGASYLLTDDEAEIRSADKVIFPGVGEASTAMAYLRERGMDKLIPSLKQPVLGTCVGMQLMCRYSEENDTTCMGIFDIDVRRFPAQPEFKVPHTGWNNIHSLRGPLTEGLPESAYMYFVHSYAADVCPETTAVCEYVRPFSAMLQRDNFYAAQFHAEISGNVGQRILENFLKL; encoded by the coding sequence ATGAAAACTGTCATAATTAAATACAACGCGGGCAATGTGCAGTCGGTAATGTATGCGCTGGAACGACTGGGAGCCAGTTACCTACTGACCGACGATGAAGCCGAAATCCGTTCGGCCGATAAAGTTATCTTCCCTGGAGTGGGCGAAGCCAGTACAGCTATGGCCTACCTGCGGGAGCGCGGTATGGATAAATTAATCCCTTCTCTGAAACAGCCTGTATTAGGTACATGTGTGGGTATGCAGCTTATGTGTCGCTATTCGGAAGAAAATGACACGACCTGCATGGGTATTTTCGACATTGATGTTCGGCGGTTTCCTGCTCAGCCAGAGTTTAAAGTCCCACATACAGGCTGGAATAATATCCATTCATTGAGAGGACCTTTGACTGAGGGCTTACCCGAGAGTGCCTACATGTACTTCGTACACAGCTATGCTGCTGACGTTTGCCCCGAAACCACTGCTGTTTGTGAGTATGTTCGACCGTTTAGCGCCATGCTACAGCGTGACAATTTTTACGCAGCCCAGTTCCACGCCGAAATTAGCGGGAACGTTGGGCAACGGATTCTGGAGAATTTTTTGAAGTTATAA
- a CDS encoding GNAT family N-acetyltransferase, producing MDQKYTISTDKTKLNLEVIHRYLSQEAYWCLNIPLEIVQQSIKNSLCFGVYQGESQVGFARVVTDQATFGYLADVFVLPEHRGRGLSKQLMAFIMACPQLQGLRRIMLVTRDAHGLYTQFGFTPIDSPENTMVIKAFTAY from the coding sequence ATGGATCAGAAATACACTATCAGTACCGATAAAACCAAACTCAACCTGGAAGTCATTCACCGCTACTTGAGTCAGGAAGCTTACTGGTGCCTAAATATCCCGCTCGAAATTGTTCAGCAGTCAATAAAGAACTCGCTTTGTTTTGGGGTTTATCAAGGTGAAAGTCAAGTTGGTTTTGCGCGCGTGGTGACTGACCAAGCGACCTTCGGCTATCTAGCCGATGTGTTTGTTTTACCCGAACACCGAGGCAGAGGTTTATCGAAACAACTCATGGCGTTCATTATGGCTTGTCCTCAGTTGCAGGGTTTGCGTCGAATCATGCTGGTTACGCGGGATGCACATGGCTTGTATACCCAATTCGGTTTTACGCCGATTGATAGTCCAGAAAATACAATGGTCATTAAAGCCTTTACTGCATACTAA
- the hisF gene encoding imidazole glycerol phosphate synthase subunit HisF, producing the protein MLTKRIIPCLDIKDGRTVKGTNFVNLRDAGDPVALAAVYAENGADELVFLDITATVDERKTLIELVRNVAHTINIPFTVGGGISSIADVSALLNAGADKISINSSAVRNPNLVNELALEFGSQCIVVAIDTRWISVEQEAESRDNDMAQTVPRAPRSLPYAHIVHTHGGRRPTELRTIAWAKEVEDRGAGEILLTSMDTDGTKAGFAIELTAQISGAANIPVIASGGAGSMEHFVDVFTTGKADAGLAASIFHFKEIEIPALKGYLREKGIEMRL; encoded by the coding sequence ATGCTTACGAAGCGAATTATTCCCTGCCTCGACATAAAAGACGGTCGCACCGTTAAAGGCACCAATTTTGTCAATTTACGTGACGCTGGCGATCCGGTTGCCCTTGCCGCTGTTTATGCCGAAAACGGGGCTGATGAACTGGTATTTCTCGACATCACAGCCACCGTCGATGAGCGGAAAACCCTCATCGAACTCGTTCGAAATGTAGCACACACCATTAACATTCCGTTTACGGTTGGGGGCGGTATATCGTCTATCGCTGATGTTTCTGCTTTGCTCAACGCCGGTGCCGATAAAATTTCGATTAATTCGTCAGCCGTACGAAATCCAAATTTGGTAAACGAACTAGCATTGGAGTTTGGGAGCCAATGTATCGTAGTGGCCATTGATACGCGATGGATTAGCGTGGAGCAAGAAGCGGAGAGCAGGGATAATGATATGGCCCAAACCGTGCCCCGCGCCCCGCGCTCCCTGCCCTACGCTCACATTGTTCACACACATGGTGGACGTAGACCAACGGAGCTACGCACTATTGCCTGGGCAAAGGAAGTAGAAGACCGGGGTGCCGGTGAAATTCTGCTAACGTCAATGGATACCGATGGTACGAAGGCAGGCTTTGCAATTGAACTAACTGCACAGATTTCAGGAGCAGCTAATATTCCGGTTATTGCGTCGGGCGGAGCCGGTTCAATGGAGCATTTCGTGGACGTATTCACGACCGGCAAAGCAGATGCAGGACTTGCTGCCAGTATCTTCCACTTCAAAGAAATCGAGATTCCTGCACTGAAAGGGTACCTGCGTGAGAAGGGGATTGAGATGCGGTTATGA
- the hisA gene encoding 1-(5-phosphoribosyl)-5-[(5-phosphoribosylamino)methylideneamino]imidazole-4-carboxamide isomerase, with the protein MHIIPAIDIIEGKAVRLTQGDYHQKKEYNARPLEVAKQFEDAGLTRLHLVDLDGAKEKRVINWKVLELIASKTMLQVDFGGGVQSDDDLRMVFECGAKQVTGGSIAVKNPDVLERWLSQYGPDKIILGADAKNEKIAVSGWEEGTEVWIYDFLEKWTEKGIQYVISTDVAKDGLLEGPSFDLYRNMQDQFPDLNVIASGGVSNMSDIEMLADMDVFGVIVGKAIYEGRVTLKELQQFNG; encoded by the coding sequence ATGCATATCATACCCGCTATTGACATTATTGAAGGTAAAGCCGTCAGACTCACCCAGGGCGACTACCATCAGAAGAAAGAGTATAACGCCCGGCCGCTGGAAGTAGCCAAGCAATTTGAAGATGCTGGCCTGACGCGTCTTCATCTGGTTGACCTCGACGGTGCTAAAGAAAAGCGTGTTATCAATTGGAAAGTGTTGGAATTGATTGCCTCTAAAACCATGCTGCAGGTTGATTTTGGTGGAGGTGTTCAGTCCGACGACGACCTGCGAATGGTATTTGAATGTGGTGCCAAACAGGTGACGGGCGGGAGCATTGCCGTAAAGAACCCCGACGTGCTAGAGCGATGGCTTTCTCAGTATGGACCTGATAAAATTATTCTGGGTGCCGACGCCAAGAATGAGAAAATTGCAGTGAGCGGTTGGGAAGAAGGCACAGAAGTCTGGATTTATGACTTCCTGGAAAAGTGGACAGAGAAAGGTATACAATACGTAATCAGTACCGACGTCGCGAAGGATGGTCTGCTTGAAGGGCCATCGTTTGACTTATACCGTAACATGCAGGATCAATTCCCCGATCTGAATGTCATTGCTAGCGGGGGCGTCAGTAACATGTCCGACATTGAAATGCTGGCCGACATGGATGTTTTCGGTGTTATCGTTGGAAAGGCGATTTATGAAGGACGTGTGACGTTGAAGGAATTACAGCAATTTAATGGGTAA
- a CDS encoding HAD-IIIA family hydrolase, translating into MNKCIFLDRDGVLNEDRTDYVYRVEDFIIPDGVPEALRLLKNAGYLLIVITNQAGIAKGLYTRDDVMTCYNYLQDKCGKLIDDIYYCPHHPKYDTESLTRKPGSLLLEKAMAKYNIEPNGSWMIGDALRDMQAGKRVGVRTVRIAHEPQLSADCDGCATSLLEASRFVLEYA; encoded by the coding sequence ATGAACAAGTGCATCTTTCTGGACCGCGACGGTGTTTTAAATGAAGATCGTACGGACTATGTCTACCGTGTTGAGGACTTTATCATTCCCGATGGAGTGCCAGAAGCACTGCGTTTATTGAAAAATGCCGGTTATCTGCTGATCGTTATAACCAACCAGGCAGGTATTGCCAAGGGGCTGTATACGCGAGATGATGTAATGACCTGCTATAATTATTTACAAGATAAGTGTGGTAAGCTTATTGACGATATCTATTACTGCCCACACCACCCTAAATACGATACTGAGTCTCTTACGCGCAAGCCAGGTTCGTTATTGCTCGAAAAAGCAATGGCGAAATACAATATTGAACCCAATGGCTCATGGATGATTGGCGATGCACTGCGTGATATGCAGGCAGGAAAACGTGTTGGCGTTCGGACGGTCCGTATTGCTCACGAACCTCAGCTTTCTGCTGACTGCGATGGATGCGCTACCAGCCTGTTAGAAGCTTCCCGATTTGTCTTGGAATATGCCTGA